TAATCGCCTGTTCTCGGCTGTTAAGCTGCTCTAGGGCACCGGAAACCACGGCAGCCGCCTGCGGGGTTTCCCCGCCGCTTTTCACGTCATCTCCCGCTTGCCCTCCGGGCCCGGCAGCGGTTTCCTTTTCGAGGATATCTTTGGCTATGCTTTTGATATTATTGGCGCAGCCCGCTATGGCCTGGCTGATATAACTGGTGGGTTGGGGCTCTCCCGCCATGGCGCTGTCCATCGCGACCGATAAGCGGGCAAAAGCCGATTGCGCCGCTTCGACATCCCGGTTTAGTTTAAGATAAAAGTCCGCTGCCGTTTCTTTAATGCTGAGCTGCACCGCTTCCAAAGACACAGCCCCCGCTTCAAAACGTTTCTGCTGTTTTTCCGCGTCAAGGCGATCGACTTCAAGCGCCTGCTCATATTGCCAGCTGGCATAAGGGCCTTCACTTGTCCCCTGGGTGATCAAAATCGCCTTAATCGGCTGGATCAGCGAACCTTCGCTGTCAATGCCGTTTAAGCCGATCAGGGGAGCAAGGCGCTCGGAAAGGTCGCCGGAATCCGGGGTCGGATACAGGTTTTGCCAGTAACGTTCGATAAGCTCGGTTGCCAGGTTAAAACCAAAAGCCAGGCCTTCAAAGCCATGCAGGCGGCATAAGGCTTCAATAAGCCAGGCGACAAATTCAAGATCTTTACCTGAGTCTTTTAACGCCGGCGGCACCTGTTCGAGCACGGGACGCCACTCTCCCGCCAGGGATAACAGGCCTTCATCATCCACCAGGGCATTTCTCTCTTTCGCCCGGGCATTGTTGCGTATGTCTTTAAGCAGATAATAGGTTGAAGTGGGGGAAACATCCGCACGGGGATCCATTCCGGCCGGGGCCTTGTCCGCTACCGGCTGGATAAGTTCGTCAAGTACAAGAGTCAGGGGATTCAAACTTATATTCGTCCTTGAATAATAAAAAGTTTGGCCAACCGCTTTTAAGCCATACGCACGCAGGTTATATTTTAACCTATATTAGCCCAAGTAAGGTTAAGAATACAGGGGAATTTTTAACCAAAACTCCCTCGATTTTCCCCTCAGGCCGTCATTGTTTTCCCTTCAGGATTTATTAAAAAGCGGTATGGTGCTTTCATCACCGTTGCGCGAAAACACCTCATTTTGCTGGCTGTTTTTAACCAAAATACAGGTGACATTATCCCGGGCATTCCTGACCAGGGACGCATGCATCAGGGCCATACCGGCATCGATAATATTGCCCGAAAGCAGGGTATGCTCAATTTCAAAATCGCTGACTTCTTTATTTAAACCGTCGCTGCATAACAAAAAGACATCGCCGCTTTGCAGCCGCCCGCTTTTAACATCCACCTCAAGTTTGCTGTCAACCCCTACCGCCCGGGTAATGACATTGGCCAGCGGATGGTGCTCCGCTTCTTCGGCGCGCAAAACCCCTTCATCCACCATGTCATTGACCTGGCTGTGATCTTTGGTGATCTGGCTAAAGTGCTCATCCCGAAGCAGATAACCCCGGCTGTCCCCGACCCAGAGCAGATGATAATTGTCATCGTGGATCCATAAAATCACTACGGTGCTGCCGGCAACCTTACCGGAAAATTCATTGGCGCTCATCAATCGCAATTTATCGTTTGCTTCCTGCAGTGCGCGGGTCAACAGCTCGCAGCTCATTTGCTCAACCGGTACGCTTTCCGCAACACTTTGTATGGTATCTATCACCAACTGGCTGGCAACATCTCCTGCCGCATGCCCTCCCATACCATCGGCAACCACCCAGATCCCCAATGAAGGCAATTCCAAAAAAGCATCTTCATTGATCTTTCTTACCGTACCCCTATGAGTTTGCGCATGACTTGATTGAGCCATTATAATTCCTTTCTTTGTATTTCACTGGTATTCCAGTTTCGCTGTTGCCACTGGCCGTCCAACATGGCAACAAATTGGCTTACCTGGGGCAAGCCGTCGGTAACAATAAAGCAGGGCTCAACCAGCTCTGAGCCCAAGGTCCACCACAGGCTGTAATTGCCAAAATGGTGGAGATATTGGTGGTGCAGCAATTCAATCGGCTCGGGGGCCATATTTCCCTGAATCACCCAGCCTTTTTTTATCTTATCTTCAGATTCAATATGGCTAATATAAATCTGCTCGCCGCAGACCTCCTGCGCCTGTTCTTTTAACTGCCCAAACCAGGCTTCGAGGTCAAAATCATCCTCCAATACCTCTAGGATGACATTTTCAAAGCTGGCAGACCAGTTATTTTTATGCCAGGCCTGCAAAGGCGAGACATTATGCAGGGCCGCCAGGGTAAAAGGAAAATGCCTGCTCACCTGATCGACACTGGGGATTAAAGTACCCAACACCCCGGATTCACAACAGACCCCGGGGGATAAGGCAAAGTGCCATACCGGGCTGGTAAGGTAACAATCGAGCCAGCCATCCTGCACCTGCTCCCGGCTCACCGCCACCACCGCCTGCAGCCATTCATTCCAGTTTTTTAAAAAATCCGGGTTAAAATCGCTTTGCACAAAATCCCCCCGGGCGGGGATTTTACCGCAAAAACCCAGTTCTTTTATAAGGTGGTCGGACATGAAAAGCCCTCCAGATTCAACATCCAAAACGGGTTGTTAACACTGTTGGGCATAAACTTAAGCCTGGCATTATAACCACTTAACTTGATTTCCAACAAACCGTCCGACTTAGTCTTCGGCCTTTCCCGGTTTAACTTGTCCAAAAAGCGAAATAATGACCACTCGCCGGAATATTTGGCATTGATGGAGCGGCCGCCATTGGGAGGCGTAAAGGCAATGCGTGTTTCGCTGTTGGCGCTGGGTCCCGGCCAGATAAACTGCTCTTTTCTTGGCGGCCCGTGGCGGTAGTTTAACTGCTGGCCGTCAATTTCTAGCATAAAGAGACTGACATTGCGGTCTAAGGCCTGGGGCTGCAGACTGAAATTAACCCTGGGCGACTTCATTCCGGCTTCAAAAAAAGCCTCACGGATTTTCTTGGTATCCTGGTACATGATTAAGATTTCCTGACTGATACCTATATCTTTGGTGAAATGCCAGGGCTGCCGGCTGGTATCGACATAGGCCTTAAGGTACCTGTTCCAGAACTTATCCAGAGTGCCTTCATAACCGAAAAAGCGGCTGAAGTCTCTCAGACGCACATCCTGGCTGGATTTGCGGTTAAAGGGATAACGGCCACTGATGCCGCGGCGAAACTCCGACAGCACCTGGGATCTCCAGATCCCGTTTAACCTTTCATTCTGGTTGGCCCGCGCCAGTCCTTTGGTCTGGGTGGCTATAGTGTCGAGCCAGTTGGCCAGGGGGTAAGGCATATCGACGATATGCTCGGAAAGCTCATTGCCCAGCTGTTCAAAATTACTTTCCAGCTTCTGATTCATATAAGAGCTGGACTGGCTGCTGGTCTGGGCCACCCTATCGAGATTACGGTTTATCGAACGTAAAATGCCCTGAACCTTATCCAACTGGCTCATATCTACCGCCAACAGCTCGCTAAAGGCCTGTTCCACTTCTTTGCCCGGTAATTCGAGCTTGAGCCCTTTATCCGGCAATAACCGGCTCAGACGGGATTTTTTCGATTGAAAGGCAAGGTCCGCCGCATTTTTTGCCACTCCCGCCGCCGCTTTTTCATTACCCGAAAGTGGAATCTTGGTCAGCTGAACATTTTTCTTCACCGCGGCAATAATACTTTTTACCGGGGCATCTGGGCTGGATAAGGCATGGGTAATTTTCTCCCCGTCCCGGGAATTGGCATAAGATTTCAGGGTCAGATCGCTTAAGAAGTCTTCCCAGTAAAAGATATAATCCCGGATATATTTCTGCTCCAGCTGCTCGGCAATCTTGATTTTCGTGGCTTCATCCAGGGTATTGAGATCGTCACCATAAACCCAGCTGTCTTCGATTAACCTTTTGATCACGCGTTTTTTTTCTATGCTGAAAATACCG
This genomic window from Thalassomonas viridans contains:
- the tssA gene encoding type VI secretion system protein TssA is translated as MNPLTLVLDELIQPVADKAPAGMDPRADVSPTSTYYLLKDIRNNARAKERNALVDDEGLLSLAGEWRPVLEQVPPALKDSGKDLEFVAWLIEALCRLHGFEGLAFGFNLATELIERYWQNLYPTPDSGDLSERLAPLIGLNGIDSEGSLIQPIKAILITQGTSEGPYASWQYEQALEVDRLDAEKQQKRFEAGAVSLEAVQLSIKETAADFYLKLNRDVEAAQSAFARLSVAMDSAMAGEPQPTSYISQAIAGCANNIKSIAKDILEKETAAGPGGQAGDDVKSGGETPQAAAVVSGALEQLNSREQAIKNLDQIAAFFRKTEPHSPMSYAIEQVIRWSELSLPELLEELIADGEARNGFFKLSGIKIDD
- a CDS encoding PP2C family protein-serine/threonine phosphatase codes for the protein MAQSSHAQTHRGTVRKINEDAFLELPSLGIWVVADGMGGHAAGDVASQLVIDTIQSVAESVPVEQMSCELLTRALQEANDKLRLMSANEFSGKVAGSTVVILWIHDDNYHLLWVGDSRGYLLRDEHFSQITKDHSQVNDMVDEGVLRAEEAEHHPLANVITRAVGVDSKLEVDVKSGRLQSGDVFLLCSDGLNKEVSDFEIEHTLLSGNIIDAGMALMHASLVRNARDNVTCILVKNSQQNEVFSRNGDESTIPLFNKS
- the tagF gene encoding type VI secretion system-associated protein TagF, with product MSDHLIKELGFCGKIPARGDFVQSDFNPDFLKNWNEWLQAVVAVSREQVQDGWLDCYLTSPVWHFALSPGVCCESGVLGTLIPSVDQVSRHFPFTLAALHNVSPLQAWHKNNWSASFENVILEVLEDDFDLEAWFGQLKEQAQEVCGEQIYISHIESEDKIKKGWVIQGNMAPEPIELLHHQYLHHFGNYSLWWTLGSELVEPCFIVTDGLPQVSQFVAMLDGQWQQRNWNTSEIQRKEL